One window from the genome of Ananas comosus cultivar F153 linkage group 13, ASM154086v1, whole genome shotgun sequence encodes:
- the LOC109719387 gene encoding protein FLX-like 3 codes for MSGRGRVPRHIADGRRPYPDFQEGPYFRGPPPRPHPALLEEEFELQQIEIRRLMADHHALVEDRLALQREIAAGKEEIHRLNMIMADFRAEKESHIRELIEKGLKLEADLRATEPLRNEVVHLRAEIEKQIAMKQELNVKIQTLTQELTRAQADNQQISILRGEIDGLREELMRARTAVEYEKKGNFELMDQRQAMEKNLVSMAREIEKLRAELANSEGRPWAAGGPYGMNFGSPEGAFPSSYGASYSLHQGVAEKAPMYGPGPGPWGAFDKSHLARR; via the exons ATGTCAGGGAGAGGCCGTGTACCTCGTCACATTGCCGATGGACGGCGACCTTATCCTGACTTTCAGGAAGGTCCTTACTTTCGTGGTCCTCCCCCCAGACCTCACCCTGCTCTTCTAGAGGAAGAGTTTGAGTTACAGCAGATTGAGATCCGGAGACTTATGGCCGACCACCATGCTCTAGTTGAAGATCGTTTAGCTTTGCAAAGGGAGATTGCAGCTGGCAAAGAGGAGATTCATCGCCTGAACATGATTATGGCAGACTTTCGTGCTGAGAAGGAATCTCATATCCGAGAGTTGATCGAGAAAGGCTTGAAGCTTGAAGCTGATCTTAGAGCAACTGAACCTTTAAGGAATGAGGTAGTACATCTTCGTGCAGAAATTGAGAAGCAGATTGCTATGAAACAAGAACTTAACGTGAAGATTCAGACTCTCACTCAAGAATTGACCAGGGCACAAGCTGATAATCAGCAAATATCTATTTTGAGGGGTGAAATTGATGGGCTTCGTGAAGAGCTTATGCGTGCTAG AACTGCTGTTGAGTATGAGAAAAAAGGAAACTTTGAGCTGATGGATCAAAGGCAAGCAATGGAgaaaaatttggtttctatggCTCGTGAAATTGAAAAGCTGCGGGCTGAGTTAGCAAATTCTGAAGGGAGACCATGGGCTGCAG GTGGACCATATGGGATGAACTTTGGTAGCCCTGAAGGTGCCTTTCCTTCTTCATATGGGGCTAGTTACAGTCTTCACCAA GGTGTTGCTGAGAAAGCTCCTATGTATGGTCCGGGTCCTGGTCCATGGGGAGCATTTGACAAGTCTCACCTCGCACGTCGTTGA
- the LOC109719359 gene encoding probable V-type proton ATPase subunit H has product MDRAELTTEQVLKRDIPWEIYMSSKLITGTGLQLLRRYDKRTESQKASLLDDDGPAYVRTFVSILRDISKEEAVEYVLALIDEMLTANPKRARLFHDKSLSGDDIYEPFLRLLWSGNWFMQEKCCKILSLIVSVRPKVHNGMIPNGESSDSTSKFTNINEVLNSLAKWLCFQVKNPSHPSSSVPTAINSLATLLRESSVRVSFVQADGIKLLVPLISPASTQQSIQLLYETCLCVWLLSYYDKAVEYMATTRVLPRLVEVVKGSTKEKVVRVIILTFRNLLSKGAFGAQMIDLGLPQIVQSLKAQAWSDEDLLGALNQLEEGLRDNIKRLSSFEKYKQEVLLGNLDWSPMHKDPGFWRENITNFEENDFQILRVLVTILDTSTDPTALAVACYDLSQFIQFHPAGRIVANDLKAKERVMKLMNHENAEVRKNALVCVQRLFLGAKYASFLQS; this is encoded by the exons GTTCTCAAGCGTGATATACCATGGGAGATTTACATGTCAAGTAAGCTCATTACTGGAACAGGCCTTCAGCTATTACGGCGCTATGACAAGAGAACTGAAAGCCAAAAAGCTAGTTTGCTTGATGAT GATGGACCAGCTTATGTTAGAACTTTTGTGAGCATTTTACGTGACATTTCTAAAGAAGAGGCAGTAGAATATGTGCTTGCTCTTATTGATGAAATGCTGACAG CAAATCCTAAACGGGCTAGACTCTTTCATGACAAGTCTCTGTCGGGTGATGATATTTATGAACCTTTCTTAAG ATTGCTTTGGAGTGGCAACTGGTTCATGCAAGAAAAATGCTGCAAAATATTGTCTCTCATAGTGAG tGTTCGACCCAAAGTTCATAATGGCATGATTCCAAATGGAGAATCGTCTGATTCAACAAGCAAGTTTACAAATATTAATGAAGTGTTAAACAGCCTGGCCAAATGGCTCTGCTTTCAG GTGAAGAATCCATCTCACCCCAGTAGTTCTGTTCCGACAGCTATAAATAGCTTAGCAACATTGCTTAGAGAATCCAGTGTTCGAGTTTCATTTGTCCAAGCTGACGGCATAAAATTGCTTGTTCCTTTAATTTCTCCAGCATCCACTCAGCAGTCTATTCAG CTCCTCTATGAAACGTGTCTCTGTGTTTGGCTCTTGTCATATTATGATAAGGCAGTCGAATACATGGCCACTACTAGGGTCCTGCCAAGACTTGTAGAGGTTGTAAAAGGATCTACTAAAGAGAAG GTTGTTAGAGTCATCATATTGACCTTTCGCAATTTGCTATCAAAGGGTGCTTTTGGGGCTCAAATGATTGATCTTGGATTGCCACAAATAGTCCAAAGTTTAAAAGCTCAGGCATGGAGCGATGAG GATTTATTGGGAGCCCTGAATCAGCTAGAAGAAGGGCTCAGAGATAACATTAAAAGGTTGAGTTCTTTTGAGAAATATAAGCAAGAAGTCCTTCTGGGTAATCTTGACTGGTCTCCCATGCACAAGGACCCTGGATTCTGGCGTGAGAATATTACAAACTTTGAAGAGAACGATTTCCAG ATTCTGCGCGTCCTTGTCACAATTCTTGACACATCGACCGACCCAACAGCACTTGCCGTTGCTTGCTATGACTTGTCCCAATTCATTCAGTTCCATCCAGCTGGGCGTATTGTTGCGAATGACCTCAAGGCAAAAGAGCGGGTAATGAAGCTTATGAATCACGAAAATGCTGAAGTAAGAAAGAATGCCCTCGTTTGCGTGCAGAGACTCTTCCTTGGTGCCAAATATGCCAGCTTTTTGCAGTCTTAG